The DNA sequence GACTGCGAATCGATTCGCGCACCTTGGACTCAACGGTCCAAGGCAGGAAATGGTTCTGGTCCGGCAAGACTGAGAACTCATGAACTATTTCTCGGGCGAAATGCTCGCGCATGAAGTCCGCGTTCGCCACGGGCACGAGCATGTCCTTCTTCCCGTGGATGATTGCTACGGGGCATGTAATTTCGCCCAGGCGCTCCGATAGTGCGCTCAGTTCGGCTTTCAGCGGCATGAGTTCGCGATTGCTCGTTGTGAGGTCGCGCGGGAGCAACGAAGGCATGAATGCAAAATCGGCGGCGCGCTGATACCAGTGAACCGTCTCCAACTGCGGCGCGAGCGCGCCCGCAAGAATGACAAGGCCGCCGACCCTATCCGGGTAATCGATGGCGGCCTGACAAATAATCGTGCCCCCCAACGAATGGCCGACGAGGATCGGCCATTTCCCATTTCGCTCGACGAGAAACGGTTCGATGGCGCGGGCCTGTTCCCGCAGCGATGGCTCGGGGCCCTTGGGAGTCGATTGGCCGAATCCAAAGCGATCGATCGCAAGGGACTCGAATCCGGCGATTGGGTCTACCACGTAGCGCGCCCAGTCCGTCGCGCGTCCTGGGGAACCGTGCACGTAAACAATGCGCGGCGCCGCCGGATCGCCGGCGTGCAGGTAACTCACGGTATGGGTGTCATCAATGGAAACCGCGTCACGCGGGACGCCGGGCGCTTCCCGCGGAATATCAAGGAAGGTGAACAAGGCACATGCGCCGCCTACGGTCAACAGCAAGAGAAGGACGAAGGCTACGGTAAGGCGAATGAGCCATCGCTTCATGGGGACGTGGCGAGCAGCGGCGACTCGGATATGCCCAACAACTCCGCGACGGATTCTTGCACAGCCGCCGCGAGCGATTTGCGGGTGTGTCCTTCGCTTGCGATGGGCGTTCCAAATGCGATTTCAGCGCGGATGCCGCTGAATCCGAGGAGCCGCCACGCGTGCGGGCCGAAGGTGTGTTCCTCGCGCCAATACGCGATATCTTCACAAATGTCGATCGCCGGGTCGCCCGGTATCCATCGGATCGCCGTGGGACACACGGGCGCGTTCGCATCGATCGCGGGCTGTACCAGCGGCGGATAAAACGGCAGGAGCCGATTGCCCCCGCTCGACGTGCCTTCGAGAAACACGCAAACCGACTGCTTCGCGCGCAACCGGTCCGCGATCTGCGTAGTCGCCTCGACCAAAGCCTTCACGCGCGCGCGCGGCACGCCGATGTTGTGCGAAATGGTGAACAGCATGCCGATAAACGGCCACGATTCGACATCGACCTTGGCGACGAAGAAACACGGCAGCACCGATCCGATCGCCAGCACGTCCGCGTAACCGAGGTGGTTCGGCGCGATGAGCGCGCCGGCGGGTGGGCGCGCGCCCGATACGGTCACTCGGAAGCCTGCCGCCCAACGACAGTACCGCGCCCAGTGCCCAGTCCAGCGTGCGGCACGCTCGTAGAGATGTTCTTTCGAGCGCGCGGTGCTCTTCACGACAATCCAAACGAGCAGGAAGACGACGCTTCCCACGAAGAGCAGACTGACGCGCCACGCGGCGCGCAATGCGCTGGAACGCGCCCGCGCGCTGTTTGCGGCAGGCGCGTGTTCGATGCGCGAATCCATTAACGGAGGATATCCAGGGACGACAGCGAAACGCCTTTGCCGTCCATGAACACGAGGAAATCGACCGTCCCGAAATCGCGATCGATGGCGGGACCGGAGATGACCTTCGCGCCCATATGCATGTACGTGCGGAACAATTTGGGCAGCGGAATGGCCGGACCGAGCTCGGGGTCGTGCTCGCGCGCGGCGTCGCCGCAGGAGTGAGAGGGACGCGTACGGAGTAAAATCTCCCGGTGCAGGAATTTCCGTTGGCGGATCGTCTTCATTGCGCGCCACCCGTCATCGGGATTCTGCGTCGTGAGCGAACAACATCCGAACAGGAATTGTTGGTCGAACAGGTTCATGAACTCTCCGAGGCCCGTCCACAACGTCATGATCGCGGCGAGGTTTCGATGGTCCTGCGCGAGGCACGCTCGGCCGACTTCGATCATGCGCGGATAGTAACGATCGAGGCCGGCGAACTCGAAGAGTTGGGCGGAATAGATGCCCGCGTGGGCCAGCGCGTGCATCACGGTCTGCACGCGGTAGGTGCCGACGACGCGCTGACCCGCCGTGTCGAACAGCACGATATGCGTCATCTGATCGTCGAATTCGTCGCGGTCGAGGCCGGTCACCGCCGAATGGGCGAGGCCTTCGCCGAGTTCAACGTTGAATACCTCGTATCGCAGGCGAAGCACTTCGTCCAGGCAGCGGTCCGAGCACGCAAGTCCTGAAACGTAGTTCCCCTTTTTCGCGCCGGACAAGGCGAGTAGATCGGTCGAGTTCCATCGGGCCCGAAAGTCCGCTGAAACGCCGGACGCTTCTATGCGCAGCGGCGCGCGGGGGGCGTCCAAATGCACTGCGGATAGCACGACACCGCTTTCGTCATGCGTCATATGGCCGCCTCCTAGCGCCCGTGTGCGCCGCCCTTGGGCTATTCATTGTAATGCATTTACAAAATAACGGTTAGGATAGTGTTTACCAGTCAGTGCGCCAGCGGATACCGGCGCGACGATTCGCGGTACCAGATGCAGTCGCCGAGCAGCCGAAACGGGTTGAGCGGCTTCACGCCGCACCTGCGGTTCGCCGCGCCAATCTCGAACAAAATGCGCCACTGCCGGAACAGGGCGCCGTACGCGCCGCGGAGGGTCATCGTGGCGTCCCAAATGTGGGTGGACTCCGCGCCCGCGCCGTTGATTTCGACGATATGAACGTCATCTCCATTCAGGAAGGCATCGAGTTCGGTAAAGCGGATATCGAACCTGCCGAAGTAGAAGCCGGGCATTGACGACGCGACGCCGTGCAATCGAGCGAGCAACGCCGGCGTTGCCAGGTGTGTGCCGTCTTTGAAAACCGTGCCTTGCGCGTGGTTGCCCGCGAACACCAGCGGAAAACGTTCGCCCGGGGGCAGGACGCGATCGAGTTGCGCGCCGTGGCGATTGAAATAGACGCGCCGGACGATGCGCGCACGCGGATCGGCGAGGATGAGTTCGCGCAACGTATGCGCGCCGTCGCCCACGACTGTCGGAAATTCTTTCAGCGTGATTGACAGGATCGCCGCGCGGTTACTGCCGGGGTAACGGTAGTACATCACCCCCGCTTCGCACGGAAGGTCGGCGAGTTGTTGGAACACGATTTCCAGATTTGGCGGAAAGGATTCCAAGTAGGCGCGGAGATCGTCTTCGGTCCGCAACCGTTGCACGCCCGCACCGCGCTGGCCCTTATCAGGCTTCGCGACGATTGGGAAATCTATACCGGCGCTACGCATCACATCGAGCGCCTCGCGCAGCACGGTTTCGATCGGGATATCGGCGGAAGGGCGCGTGAACATGCAGAACGGCTGAATCCACATCCGTTGCGATTCCGGCACAAGCGAGAGGATTTGCGACTTCGATTCGCGTATAAGTCCGCCGGAATAGATTGACGGATTGGCGGCGGTCGGCAGCGTCGTTCCCCTAAACCGGAGTGCGAGCCACGCGTAATAGAGCCCAACCGGGAAATAGAAGATGTAGGGAGGCCAGAATTCGAAAAAAGAAACCACCGGTTGCGCGGGAGCGTCGTCCGCGGACAGGTGCTTCGAGGCGCGCCGCTGCGCGAAAACGAGAAGCGCCACAATGATAACGACCACCGGCCATCGGTACGCGCCAAGCATAGGCAATATGGTTTGTCCGAGCTTGACGGTAACCGCGAGCAACGCAAGCGTCCACAAGAGCGACGCGGCGATTGCCGCGCCGAGGAACCGGATGGGTGACGCTTGAAAGATTCCCGCGCCGACGTAGGTGGGCAGGCGGGTACCCGGCATGAACCGAGATAGCACAACCGCCAGTATCAGGTTGCGGTCGAACCAGCGCTTCACGCGATCAAGCCGCTCCTGGGACAACAATCCCCACGCGACGGTGCTCGGGCCTACGAGACGTCCGATGGCGTACAGTCCAAAATCGCCCGCGGCAATGCCGAGCGTCAAGCCCACCAGTGCGGTGGTGAACAGCATGTGGCCCTCTGCCACCAGCGCGCCGCAGGTAATAGTTGTGGGGTCTTCGAGTATAAACGTCGCCAGCGCGGCCACCATGCCCTGCAGGATCGGGCTGGCTGCGAGTTGATCGAGCGCATTCGCGAAGTAGTCAGCCATGGTGCGTCAACGATTGCTCAAGGTGCAGCGGCAGAGTCGTGACGAAAGGCGCGCGACCCGCATCGAGCGCATCGCGGCGCCAGTAGCGCATGACCGCTTTGTCACGGCCCCGTGCGATTTCGACCTGCGTAATGCTGCGGGTGCACGTGTGCTCGCGATCCATGAGCGGGGACCATTCGCGCATGCCGTCGGGGTGTTGCAGGTGCAGAGACGGCAAGTCATTCGTCATCTTACATCCGTCCGCGCGCCATAGGTCGAAGGCGCGCATGCGCCAGGCGATGACCTCGTCGGTTTTCCACGATGACGACGAAAACGCAGACCAAACGTCGTCGTGCGTCCTGTCTGCAAGCATGCCGTTTCCCCTCCAGTCGAAGGATTCGACCGCGCCGTGGTGTGCGAGGATTAGCGTAAAGGAGGGATACGGCGCGGGGTCGAATTCGCGCACGAGCGCGTTCCGTATGTCCTGCAATCCTCCGCGTTCTATCAACCGGGGAATGATTGCGCCACGGGTCGGTACGTTGCTGGACGCGGGCGGGGCTGGACTCTCTCCGGAGACGTACCCGTTCATGATGCATGTCACGACCCCGAGTTCGTTCACGGCAATCCACGTGCCGCCGCGCTCGGAGTCGGATGGGGCGAGCCAGGAGATGTCACCGTGATGCAACACCGGGGAATTCTCCGGCGCACGGTCGCGGCGTTCGTCGCGATTCATGGTGACGAGAAGGCGATCGCAGGTGCGATGGACAGTTACCGTACACACGGTTCTGGTCTCGTAATTGGGTTTTCGCGCTGGTGACTCAGTTCGTGGGCGATTCGGACTCGAGGGCTTCGCGATGCGCCGCGGTCGAAAATGCGACGGACAACTCCGGCGAAATCGCGATACCGCGTTCTTTGGCGATTTGGGTGACAATGGCAAGATGGTGGATGGTGTGTCCGGACAAGAACAGCAGCTCGCGCTCGACGGTGCTGCCGACGGTCACGAGCGGCGCCCCCGGCGCGGAAATCTGGCACACCGTGATGGCATTCGCGAGCGTGGCGGGCGAAATCGCCGCGAGCTGGTCCATCGCGTGCCGTACAATTTCGCGATAGTAGTCGGCGTCCGTTTCCACGCGCACGTCGCGATCGCGCGCGTCGTATTCAATGACGCCGGAACGAAGTCCGCGCAAAAAGCACATCACGTGATCGAGGCAGTGCCGCAGGTGCGGTCCGACGGCGGAATAGGGGCCGCCGGCTTTCTCGTATTGATCTACGGCGTCCAGGGTCCGCACGCACGCGACCAAACAACCATCGATGGCGGGTGCTGCAGTAAGGGATTGTTGCATACGTGTTTGCTTCCTCGTTTCCGGGACACTTCATTCGCGCGGCGCCGAACTGGCGCCTTGCTTCTTCAATTCGAGTGCGCGCGTGCGCAGTACGGGGACGCCGTCGTGCAGTTCGAGCGGACCTTCCGCCGTGACGGTGAGCGCCGCCCATTGGGAGTCAAAATCGAGCGATTGTCCTTGTAGACCGGCCAGCAGGACCACCCGGCTCGATCCGTCCTCCAACCGCAGCAACAACCCCGGGGGCACCCCGCCGTCCAGGCAGCGCACCGCGCACGCGCGGTGTACCTTGCCCGTCGCCGGCCGCATAACGCCGAAGTAACACTTGGTGTCCACCAGTTCCCCAGTCAGTCTAACACGGCCCAATTCGGCAGCGCGACTGGTATTTACAGGACTGCCGGACTCGCCCAGGACCTTGAATGAATCCGGGTCGTTCATCTCGATCATGGCCAGCCCGTCGCGCACGATAAGGCTGCCCTCGAACCGAACGCGCTTGCCGTCAAGTCCCCGGGCGAAATCCGGTAAACCCGATTTACCAGACCCCGCCAACGGAAAGCTACGCGCGTCGTTGGTAGCGCTCGCAATCCGAAGCAGCGGAAGTGGGTGCTCGATCAACGTCCCCTCGAACGTGCGGGCCACGCCGAATTCGTACCGGCCGCGGTCTACTGAGGATTGCGCTGCGGCAATGAGTACGGTTGCGACAGGGACGATGAATGCGATCGCGGCCACCGTACCGCGCGCGAACCGGGCCGGTCCCGCCGGCGCTTTCTTGATGTAGCCGATGTAGAAGTCGCTCGATTCGGCAGGTGGCGAAGCGCCGTTCGCCGCCGCGCCGTCGCACACGGTTTTCGTTGGGTTCGGATTTGGGTGCACATATGCGCCGCCGTCGATCACGCGCACGTTGTACGTCGGGATGATTTCGGCGAATGGGGGAGGGCTGCATCCGTCCTCCGGTTTGTATTGCCAACCGTGCCAGGGGCACGTAACGCAGCCATCGATGATGCGGCCCTCGCCAACCGGCCCGCCTTGATGGCGGCAGACGTTCGACATCGCGAAGATGCGGTCGTGGTGCCGGAACAGCGCGATGCGTTCGCCGCCGACGCGCACCACTTTGCCGCGGCCTTCGGCAATACTTTCCGCACGGTATGCAAAGCGATAGCCGTCGTGTTCGGCAGCGCTTTTCGCGCGATCGGTCTTTGCTTCCTTTCGATACGCGAGGAGGTGGAGCGTGAGTACGACGACTGCGCCGAGCGCGGCTGCGCCGATATAGATGGGACTACGTTCACTTTGCAGCACGCCGTACGCGACGTGAACGAGCAAGGACCCGTACGCAACGTAAACAAGCAGGTGCATGAGTTTCCAGAACGACGCACCGAGATTACGCAGCCAGAAATCGTGGCTGGTCGCCGCCATCAAGAACAGTATGACCAGCGCCAGCGCGCCGAACGGCTCGAACGGAAATTGTGCGAGGCTGCCAGCCGGTCCATTGAACGGATCGTAGTCTGCGCGATACGCGGTGAACACGCTGACGACGGGGTTCGCCTTGCCCAGTGCATGGAACTGAAATATGGCGAGCGCGGCGTGGACAAACGCCAGGAAAAACATTGTCACGCCCAGGTGGCGGCGATTGTAGAGCAACGGCAAGAACCGCGCATCGAGCCGTGCCAGCGGGCCGATGCAGAGGATGACGTGCAGCAGCAATATTGCCGTCCACGATGTGGACCGAATCATCAGCGTTTCGGCGGTGCTACCGGGGTTCTTAACAATGGATACGACGATGAACAGCACAATTGACGCCGACACAAGCGACGCCAGCGTCGCGTCGTAGATGCGCTTCTGCCGGTTCCAGCCGACGCCCTTGTACTTCACCGACATGAGGCCCGCCCTGCGTATTGCGCAAGCGCGATCATGACGGCGCCTTGACCGAGGCGCGCGCGACGACCTCGGCGTCTGCAAAGGAATAGAGCACGAGCGAGCCGCCCTTGGAGAGCCTTTCACCGTCAACGGCGAAGCGGCGCGCGCCTGGGCCCCAGACATTGCCGAGGTAGACGCCGGTTCCCGGTACGATGGATTCGCCAGGGCCGTCAAGCCAGTAAAGCCCCAGCGCCGGTGTATCCAATTCGCGTTCTGCGTCGAGTTCCACTTGCCATGATCCGAGATCGTCCGTCCGCACGCGCAACACGATCGGAAACCCCTCGAACGCGTGGGAGCGCTCCAACGCAACGTCGCGCAGCGGCGGAGCGTCCGTTAAGGGGTTTGCCCCGCCGATCACGGCGACCGGCGCGCGCACCATGACCGCTGCGCCGACCGCGACGGGAATGAGAAGCGCGAGCAGCCGGATTGCGATTCCATGGATTTGGCGCAGGCGCAATGCTGGAATTGGCGCATCGGGCCGGCCGGCGCCGTCACCGCCGCGCGCGGCCTTTCGCCACTTGCACAGCATGATCGGCCAAAGTGCGATAAGGCCCGGTGTGACCAGTACGCGAAAGGATATTGGCGCGCCGGCCGTCGCGTGGTCCAGGATGCGTAACCCTCGCGCGTGCAGCGCAAGCGTTGCCACTGCGCCAAGCGCGAGATAGGCGCAGGCGCCATACACCGAGATTGTGACAATTGAGACGAACATCGCCGTTCAGGTTTCTTCCCTACGACACCATTCCTCGCTCCGTTTATTCGCGATGCGCGCGGTACAATGTCACTGGAATTCGTTTGCCGATGGCCCGATTATACAAGCAATGAAATTGCAGGAAATTATGACCGCCGGACTGGTCGAGATGGCGTACCTCGGCCACGGGCGCTGCCCTTGTCCGTACTTGCCGGACCGCGAGATGCGGCTGCTGTATCTCGACGGGTTGTGGGTCGAGCACATCTACGACAAGCTGCTCGACGCCGGGTTCCGGCGTAGCGGCACGCACGTCTACAGGCCTGACTGCAAGGGCTGCAACGAGTGCAAAGTCATTCGCGTGCCGGTCGAGTCGTTCTGCAAGTCGAAAGAGCAACGCCGCATCTGGAACCGCGGGGTCAGGGTGTTTCAGTCGCGCGTCGCACCCGCGGAGTACTCCGCCGAAAAACTTGCGCTGCAACAGCGCTACCTCGTCCACCAGCACGACCAGGATTTGCGCGAGTTGCCCGATGAAGATTCCTACCGGCGGTTTCTGGTCGATACGTGCCTTGGCCCGCGTACGCGTGAATTTCAATTGTGGAAGGACGGACGACTGGTCGGCCTTGGTGTAATCGACGAACTGCCCGATGCGCTTTCGACAGTGAACTTTTTCTACGACCCGTCCGTTTCGCGGTACAGCCCCGGCACGTTTTCCGCGCTGGCGGAAATTGAACTCGCGCGCCAATGGGGGAAATCGTACTACTACCTCGGTTACTACATCGCCGACTGCGGCACGATGAACTACAAGTCGCGTTTCCGTCCGAACCAGATTAAGGGCTGTAACGATGCGTGGGGCGCTCCGCACGACGAGTGATGAAGTGGGCCGTCGCGATCAGGCGCCGCACCGGATAGCGCTCGCCCCACGTAATGCTAACGTGGATTCGCCAAAGAGAGGAGTTCCGCGCGCAGCGATCGCTTGAGCCAGTAGCGCTGCACGTAGGAGGGGCGAATGTCCGGAGCGTGAATCGATTCGGCCTTATCCACCCATTGTGTGAGCAACTCATCATGCTTTGCGAAGGCGTCCTTCGGGTCAGGTGGATTCTCGATCCAATCCGCTTCGAGTGCGTTGCGTTCGGGGACGAATATGTCGCGGTAAGCGGTGGGATTGGCAATCACCGTGCGATGGAACGCTTCGTGCCGCCACCAGAGCGAATCGTCCGCTTTGTCAGTAGGCCTGCCAAGATCGAGCGGCTCCTCCAATCGCACCGGCTTGAATAGGCTCGTACATGGGGCGGCGGTCGCGGTTACCCAATGAACGATACCGCGCTCCTTTGTCATCTCCGTGACCCACGACGCCGTCGTTTGCGATGAAGCGAGGACGCCGCCGCCGTGCATGCAAGGGGAAGCCATAGCACCATTGATCCAGCGGTACTCCGGTTGCGAATAGCGCGCGCCGTGATCGCGCAGCGCGGCGAACAGGTGCTGGGGCCCGCGCGTCTTTTGCGACAGCAAGTGCGTGCGGCCCTGCCGCGTGCGACACCCGGAGACGCGCGTGTACAAATAGTCGGAATGTTTTTCCGCGAAACCGGGAATGGTGAGGCCGTTCGATATGGTGCGTGTGCCTTCGACCTTCTCGATCGCGTGAAGACGTCCCGCCGTTTCGAGCACATACGCCGATTTGGTATCGGCGACCATGAAACTGTTCTGGTACGCGAAGTCGCGTTTCTCGTGGCCGGCGCCGCCGCCTTGGCCGTATTGTTCGAGCAGCGCCACGATCACTTCACACGCCTTCTCCGCGGTGTCCGCGCGCTCGAGCGCGAGCCGCAACAGGTCCATGCCAATTAGGCCGGGTTTGGATTCGTTCCTGGTCTTGGTGAACACGGTCTCGTTGCCGATGCACACGCCGTGTTCGTTCGTGCCCATTTCCGCGCCCCAAATCCAAAACGGACGGCTGAGGAGCGTGGCGTACGTTTCCTCGACTTGCGGAATCTGGATCCACGTGCAGGTGACCTTCGCCCCACTCTCGTGGCGTTGCCGAGGGTTCCACTCGAGGTACTGCGCCTCGTTCGGATCGCGGTCGGAATTCTTCGCAAAATACACGCCGTCCTTGCGGACTATCGCAATCGTGTCACACATCCCGTATTTTCGCCTTCCACCAGTTTCAATTCTCGGGGCCATTCCCCGTATACTCAATCGATGAAGTTTACCCATTATTTCCACCACACGTGTAAACGGCAAGATCGTAAACATATACGCATGGAGTGGATTGAACGTGCGGTCAACAGTCCAGCAAAAGAAACAGTACAGGTCGATGGCCGCATTCGCCGTTGGGCATGGATTTCAGAAGCCCGCAAGTATTTGAGAGTAATTCTGCTGGAAGATCGCGAAACAGTCCACAACGCGTTCTTCGATAGGGACTTCGAGGAGAACACGAATGAAGATTAAGTACTTCGCGGACACGGATACGTTGCTTGTCGACTTCAATAGCCGAGAAGTCGTCGAGACCCGCGATCTGAACGAGAATGTCCTCGTAGACCTCGATAAAGATGGGTTCGTAGTGAGCATGACTGTCGAGCACGCAAAGCAACAGACCGATCTGAACGAATTCTCTTACCAGCTTAGCGCCGAATAAGCTCTTTCTACTTCGTTGAACAGGTCGTTCGATAGCCAAAAGCCCCGCGCCCATATCTGCGGCATTGGCGGCACCGCCATGGTCGCCGGGGCCCGGCTGGCGATCGAGGCGGGTTGGGAAGTGCGAGGCAGCGACAACCCCCTCTACCCGCCCACGTCCGATATGGTGAAAGCGCTGGGCGTGCCCGTTGCCGAAGGGTACGCGGCCACCAATCTCGATTGGGACCCGGATGTCGTCATTATCGGAAACGTGCTGAGCCGCGGAAATGTCGAAGTGGAGGCGGTGTTATCGCGCAAACTGCGCTACGTGAGCCTGCCGGAATGGCTGAAGGAACACGTGCTGCGGGCGCGGCGGCCCATCGCTATTTGCGGCACGCATGGCAAGACGACGACGACCGCGCTGACGGCCTATCTACTTGATGCGCTGGGCCGCAATCCCGGTTTTCTGATCGGCGGGCAACCGCTTGATTTTCCGCACTCGGCGCGCTTGGGCGCGAATGGAGCGCCGTTCGTCATCGAAGGCGACGAATACGACACGGCGTTCTTCGACAAGCGAGCGAAGTTCTTTCATTACCTTCCGGATATTGCCGTCGTTACCAGCATCGAGTTTGACCACGGCGACATCTACCGCGACGTGGACGAAATCGAGATCGCGTTCCAGCGGATGCTGCGGCAGATACCAAAGGAAGGACTACTGCTCACTTGCGCCGATTCTCCGCGCGCGGCGGCGCTGCGCGGGCACGCGTTTTCGCGCGTGGAAACGTACGGTTTCTCCGAAAGCGCGGACTGGCGCGGCGAGCATGCAGGCGTTGACAATGCCGGATTCACCCGCCTGACGATATATCGCAATGAGGCAGCGTGGGGGAACTTTCGCGTGCCGCTCGCCGGGCGTCATAACGCGCTGAATACGATTGCCGCGCTTGCCGTCGCAGCACACCACGGCGGCACGCCGTGCGCGCTCGCCGATGCACTCGCGGCGTTCAAGGGCGTGCGCAGGAGGATGGAGGTGTTCCTCGAGTCGGAGGGCGTGACGTTCGTAGACGACTTCGCGCACCACCCCACGGCCATCCGCGAGACAATCGAAGCCGCGCGCGAACGCTGGCCAAAACGGCGCCTGCGCGTGTTGTTCGAACCGCGATCGAACACAACGGTGACCAACGCGTTCCAGCACGAATTGTTCGACGCGTTTCGCGGCGCGGACGAAGTCTGGTTCGGCCCAATCCACCGTGCGGACTCGATTCCCCTTGATAATCGGCTGGACGTGCAGGCATTGGCGCAAAGACTCACCGGCGCGGGCACCGTCTCTCACGCGCCGAAAGACGCGCAGGCAATCGCCGCGGAGGTCTCCGAGACATCTAGTCCCGGGGACGTGGTGTTAATTCTGAGCAACGGCGCCTTCGGTGGGATTTACGCGCGATTTCGCGAACTGGCCCCACGCGCTACGTGAACAGTGGCGACTTGATCAGCCCCATTTTTGCGAGGCGGAACCTTAGACCTACACCCAGACATCCGAAACCGTACTTCAGGCTGCGGCTGAAATTAATGGAAGACGCCTCCTCGAAATACTTTGTCGGGCACGTCACTTCCGCAATCGTGTATCCCTTCCACAGAATCTGCGCAAGCATTTGATTGTCGAAAACGAAATCGTCGGAGTTCTCCTCCAGCGGTAGGCTTTCAAGTATCTCGCGGGAGAACGCGCGGTAGCCGGTGTGGTACTCGGAAAGTTTCGCGCCGAGCAGCACGTTCTCCGCCGCGGTGAGGAAGCGGTTCGATATGTATTTCCAGACGGGCATACCACCGCGGAGCGCGTGCCCGCCAAGAATGCGCGAGCCCAGGACACACGGATACAGACCGTTCGCAATGATCGAAGCCATAGCGGGAATGAGTTGTGGCGTGTACTGATAGTCCGGGTGCACCATGATCACGATGTCCGCGCCGCGCTCCAGCGCAATCCGGTAGCAGCTCTTCTGATTGCCGCCGTATCCCCGGTTCCTCGGGTGCGTGTGGACCGTCGTGTTCGGCAGGGTTTTGCCGATGGCCGATGTATCGTCCCTGCTCGCATCGTCGACGAGAATCACCTCGTCTACGATCCCCTGCTCCATAACTTCCGCGTGGGTCTTTTCCAGTGTCTGCGCGGCGTTGTAGGCCGGCATAACGACAACAATCTTCTTATCCTTCAACATGGATTATCATTCTACCATACTCGGCCATACAAAATGTAGTATGCGGCAGGGCAACGGCTACTACAAATTGTGCCTTACCGCCACTTCTCGACGTGTTTCCGGGCGGGCGCGCAACGGCCGTGATATAGTCACAGAGGCTGTGCCGAATCCCGATCGCGGCCGGCCCAGTCAAATACCGAGTT is a window from the Candidatus Hydrogenedentota bacterium genome containing:
- a CDS encoding alpha/beta hydrolase, producing MKRWLIRLTVAFVLLLLLTVGGACALFTFLDIPREAPGVPRDAVSIDDTHTVSYLHAGDPAAPRIVYVHGSPGRATDWARYVVDPIAGFESLAIDRFGFGQSTPKGPEPSLREQARAIEPFLVERNGKWPILVGHSLGGTIICQAAIDYPDRVGGLVILAGALAPQLETVHWYQRAADFAFMPSLLPRDLTTSNRELMPLKAELSALSERLGEITCPVAIIHGKKDMLVPVANADFMREHFAREIVHEFSVLPDQNHFLPWTVESKVRESIRSLAARK
- a CDS encoding 1-acyl-sn-glycerol-3-phosphate acyltransferase, whose amino-acid sequence is MDSRIEHAPAANSARARSSALRAAWRVSLLFVGSVVFLLVWIVVKSTARSKEHLYERAARWTGHWARYCRWAAGFRVTVSGARPPAGALIAPNHLGYADVLAIGSVLPCFFVAKVDVESWPFIGMLFTISHNIGVPRARVKALVEATTQIADRLRAKQSVCVFLEGTSSGGNRLLPFYPPLVQPAIDANAPVCPTAIRWIPGDPAIDICEDIAYWREEHTFGPHAWRLLGFSGIRAEIAFGTPIASEGHTRKSLAAAVQESVAELLGISESPLLATSP
- a CDS encoding GNAT family N-acetyltransferase, with protein sequence MTHDESGVVLSAVHLDAPRAPLRIEASGVSADFRARWNSTDLLALSGAKKGNYVSGLACSDRCLDEVLRLRYEVFNVELGEGLAHSAVTGLDRDEFDDQMTHIVLFDTAGQRVVGTYRVQTVMHALAHAGIYSAQLFEFAGLDRYYPRMIEVGRACLAQDHRNLAAIMTLWTGLGEFMNLFDQQFLFGCCSLTTQNPDDGWRAMKTIRQRKFLHREILLRTRPSHSCGDAAREHDPELGPAIPLPKLFRTYMHMGAKVISGPAIDRDFGTVDFLVFMDGKGVSLSSLDILR
- a CDS encoding VTT domain-containing protein, with protein sequence MADYFANALDQLAASPILQGMVAALATFILEDPTTITCGALVAEGHMLFTTALVGLTLGIAAGDFGLYAIGRLVGPSTVAWGLLSQERLDRVKRWFDRNLILAVVLSRFMPGTRLPTYVGAGIFQASPIRFLGAAIAASLLWTLALLAVTVKLGQTILPMLGAYRWPVVVIIVALLVFAQRRASKHLSADDAPAQPVVSFFEFWPPYIFYFPVGLYYAWLALRFRGTTLPTAANPSIYSGGLIRESKSQILSLVPESQRMWIQPFCMFTRPSADIPIETVLREALDVMRSAGIDFPIVAKPDKGQRGAGVQRLRTEDDLRAYLESFPPNLEIVFQQLADLPCEAGVMYYRYPGSNRAAILSITLKEFPTVVGDGAHTLRELILADPRARIVRRVYFNRHGAQLDRVLPPGERFPLVFAGNHAQGTVFKDGTHLATPALLARLHGVASSMPGFYFGRFDIRFTELDAFLNGDDVHIVEINGAGAESTHIWDATMTLRGAYGALFRQWRILFEIGAANRRCGVKPLNPFRLLGDCIWYRESSRRYPLAH
- a CDS encoding NRDE family protein is translated as MCTVTVHRTCDRLLVTMNRDERRDRAPENSPVLHHGDISWLAPSDSERGGTWIAVNELGVVTCIMNGYVSGESPAPPASSNVPTRGAIIPRLIERGGLQDIRNALVREFDPAPYPSFTLILAHHGAVESFDWRGNGMLADRTHDDVWSAFSSSSWKTDEVIAWRMRAFDLWRADGCKMTNDLPSLHLQHPDGMREWSPLMDREHTCTRSITQVEIARGRDKAVMRYWRRDALDAGRAPFVTTLPLHLEQSLTHHG
- a CDS encoding DinB family protein, which translates into the protein MQQSLTAAPAIDGCLVACVRTLDAVDQYEKAGGPYSAVGPHLRHCLDHVMCFLRGLRSGVIEYDARDRDVRVETDADYYREIVRHAMDQLAAISPATLANAITVCQISAPGAPLVTVGSTVERELLFLSGHTIHHLAIVTQIAKERGIAISPELSVAFSTAAHREALESESPTN
- a CDS encoding ferric reductase-like transmembrane domain-containing protein: MSVKYKGVGWNRQKRIYDATLASLVSASIVLFIVVSIVKNPGSTAETLMIRSTSWTAILLLHVILCIGPLARLDARFLPLLYNRRHLGVTMFFLAFVHAALAIFQFHALGKANPVVSVFTAYRADYDPFNGPAGSLAQFPFEPFGALALVILFLMAATSHDFWLRNLGASFWKLMHLLVYVAYGSLLVHVAYGVLQSERSPIYIGAAALGAVVVLTLHLLAYRKEAKTDRAKSAAEHDGYRFAYRAESIAEGRGKVVRVGGERIALFRHHDRIFAMSNVCRHQGGPVGEGRIIDGCVTCPWHGWQYKPEDGCSPPPFAEIIPTYNVRVIDGGAYVHPNPNPTKTVCDGAAANGASPPAESSDFYIGYIKKAPAGPARFARGTVAAIAFIVPVATVLIAAAQSSVDRGRYEFGVARTFEGTLIEHPLPLLRIASATNDARSFPLAGSGKSGLPDFARGLDGKRVRFEGSLIVRDGLAMIEMNDPDSFKVLGESGSPVNTSRAAELGRVRLTGELVDTKCYFGVMRPATGKVHRACAVRCLDGGVPPGLLLRLEDGSSRVVLLAGLQGQSLDFDSQWAALTVTAEGPLELHDGVPVLRTRALELKKQGASSAPRE